One part of the Natronosalvus amylolyticus genome encodes these proteins:
- a CDS encoding histidine kinase N-terminal 7TM domain-containing protein, translated as MYVSGLIAYSGSAVIGGLLAVSLLAKYDRRQPAFTFGLFLLVIGFWAATYVGYLVASTEAWLLFFIQLSYLSVVTAPIVWVVFALQYTDRGAWLSRRRLVLLSVVPAGVLALVWTASYHTWFYAEMFVRTVDGVALLETPPAIGHRINIVYSYGLLLIGTGLIVGETVTNNRLYRRQSLVLFACLSAPWFANGVFHLGFQPIPTADLTPVVFVIVGIPLAVIVQRAELTGFVPIAHERVFHTLDDPVFVVTTSNRVLDANRAARRLVDADGDRIEGSDLNTILPEPLLEDGDLHPGLRESIECVIEVDGTPHQFIARLRGTERTTQADPRGRILSLTDITVQKRQQESLEAKNEQLERLAGVVSHDLATPLATGEGLLHLVRADLESPSAEIDQSLADLEAVHRRLRAFAEGLPALARESTDVETPTDCDLETVARGAWEVVDTGDLYLLIDSSDTLRADASRLQQAFENLFSNVAEHAVDGQRGATTVRIGRLSTTSGFYIEDDGPGIPAGRREDLLAFGVSTGSGAGYGLAIVRTIVEAHGWSLSVTDGADGGARFEIETVPHAR; from the coding sequence ATGTACGTTTCCGGGCTGATCGCGTATTCGGGGTCGGCAGTCATCGGCGGATTGCTCGCCGTCTCGCTGTTGGCCAAATACGACCGTCGACAGCCCGCCTTCACGTTCGGACTGTTTCTCCTGGTGATCGGCTTCTGGGCGGCCACCTACGTCGGCTATCTCGTCGCCTCGACCGAAGCGTGGCTGCTGTTTTTCATCCAACTGTCCTATCTCTCCGTCGTCACTGCCCCAATCGTCTGGGTCGTCTTCGCCCTCCAGTACACCGACCGTGGGGCGTGGCTCTCACGGCGGCGGCTCGTGCTCCTGTCGGTCGTCCCCGCCGGCGTTCTCGCGCTCGTCTGGACCGCCTCGTATCACACGTGGTTCTATGCGGAAATGTTCGTCCGAACGGTCGACGGCGTCGCCCTGCTCGAGACCCCGCCCGCGATCGGTCACCGGATCAATATCGTCTACTCATACGGCCTGCTCCTGATCGGGACGGGCCTCATCGTCGGCGAGACCGTCACGAACAACCGACTGTACAGACGCCAGTCGCTGGTCCTGTTTGCCTGTCTGAGCGCGCCGTGGTTCGCCAACGGCGTGTTTCATCTCGGCTTCCAGCCGATTCCGACGGCGGATCTCACACCCGTCGTCTTCGTCATCGTCGGCATCCCGTTGGCGGTGATCGTCCAACGCGCCGAACTCACGGGGTTCGTCCCGATCGCCCACGAACGAGTGTTTCACACCCTCGACGATCCCGTGTTCGTCGTCACCACGTCGAACCGAGTGCTGGATGCCAACCGAGCCGCACGACGATTGGTGGATGCCGACGGCGACCGGATCGAGGGGAGCGATCTCAACACGATTCTCCCAGAACCGCTGCTCGAAGACGGCGATCTCCATCCGGGACTCCGTGAGAGCATTGAGTGTGTGATCGAGGTCGACGGCACCCCGCACCAATTTATCGCACGGCTTCGAGGCACCGAGCGGACCACCCAGGCCGACCCCCGTGGCCGTATCCTCTCACTGACCGACATCACGGTCCAGAAGCGCCAACAGGAGAGCCTCGAGGCCAAAAACGAACAGCTCGAGCGCCTCGCGGGCGTCGTCTCCCACGATCTGGCGACGCCGTTGGCGACCGGCGAAGGCCTCCTCCATCTCGTTCGGGCGGACCTCGAGTCACCCTCGGCCGAGATCGACCAGTCGTTGGCGGATCTCGAAGCCGTCCACCGTCGCCTCCGGGCCTTTGCGGAGGGGCTCCCCGCGCTCGCCCGCGAAAGCACCGACGTGGAGACGCCGACCGACTGCGATCTCGAAACGGTCGCCAGAGGGGCGTGGGAGGTGGTCGACACTGGCGATCTGTACCTGTTGATCGACTCGAGCGACACGCTGCGTGCGGACGCGAGTCGGCTTCAGCAGGCGTTTGAGAACCTGTTTTCGAACGTCGCCGAGCATGCGGTCGACGGGCAGAGGGGAGCGACAACTGTCCGAATCGGGCGACTGTCCACCACTTCGGGGTTTTATATCGAGGACGACGGCCCAGGAATTCCGGCGGGTCGACGCGAGGATCTCCTGGCGTTTGGGGTATCGACCGGGAGTGGAGCCGGCTACGGACTGGCGATCGTTCGGACGATTGTCGAGGCGCACGGCTGGTCACTATCGGTCACCGATGGCGCTGATGGTGGTGCACGCTTCGAAATCGAGACGGTCCCACACGCTCGATGA
- a CDS encoding helix-turn-helix domain-containing protein, with the protein MTDTADAVSPATSPRPISVLLIDDDETWARTQRRLLERSNERLSVSTATSFEAARDALAATEPDCVVCDYQLGDGTGVELLAEVRATEPDLPFILVTGEGDETVASDAIGERVTDYVRKLDLGQQPTGLVRRIETAVEADRSRRALARERRQKESLLETVTASATRSELGRNICEQLVDSGYACAWIAVLDDDHGVVPLATAGDTDYLEAVITPGTQPADCTEPAFRALEKTEPVVHAVTDTEGTTNESTDWERVAVDHGFSVVAAIPISHNGVYFGVLTVYSRMPQIDDREQALLTEYAETVGYAFQTTAWKRTLLSSATTTVDFILSEGCHPLLELATALPEGVTLRVATVIPRNDDEVLYVTTVREVTRADLSAGVDSTETVLSVDYYRTDDAITCGLVVESSAPETRLVDAGVSLSKTVVNSRQARISVGLGGDSTVSTCVDALTDRYGEGSVKTLWTADESTTSRAELIDDLTDRQRQVLELAVEAGYFERPRHNNTGELADALDISRATFTQHLRAAQRKLFAAEIHR; encoded by the coding sequence GTGACCGATACGGCAGACGCAGTTTCGCCAGCCACTTCTCCCAGACCGATTTCGGTGCTCCTGATCGACGACGACGAGACGTGGGCTCGGACGCAGCGTCGACTGCTCGAGCGCTCCAACGAGCGACTCAGTGTATCGACGGCGACCAGTTTCGAGGCGGCCCGAGATGCACTCGCAGCCACCGAACCGGACTGTGTCGTCTGTGACTACCAGCTCGGTGACGGTACCGGTGTCGAACTGTTGGCCGAGGTTCGTGCCACCGAACCGGATCTGCCGTTTATCCTGGTAACCGGAGAGGGTGACGAGACGGTTGCCAGCGATGCGATCGGCGAGCGGGTTACCGACTACGTCCGAAAGCTGGATCTCGGCCAGCAACCCACCGGGTTGGTCCGCCGGATCGAAACGGCTGTGGAGGCTGACCGGAGCCGCCGAGCGTTGGCCCGCGAGCGTCGCCAGAAGGAGTCCCTCCTCGAGACCGTAACCGCCTCAGCCACCCGTTCGGAGCTCGGCAGGAACATCTGCGAGCAGCTGGTCGACAGCGGCTACGCCTGTGCGTGGATTGCTGTTCTCGACGATGACCACGGGGTTGTCCCGCTGGCGACGGCTGGTGACACCGACTATCTCGAAGCCGTAATCACGCCCGGAACGCAGCCTGCCGACTGCACCGAACCCGCGTTCCGCGCACTCGAGAAAACCGAACCGGTCGTCCACGCGGTGACAGATACCGAGGGAACGACAAACGAGTCGACCGACTGGGAGCGAGTTGCCGTCGACCATGGGTTTAGCGTAGTGGCTGCGATCCCGATCAGTCACAACGGAGTCTATTTCGGTGTACTAACGGTCTATAGCCGGATGCCACAGATCGACGACCGTGAACAGGCGTTGCTCACCGAGTACGCCGAAACGGTCGGTTACGCCTTTCAGACGACCGCGTGGAAACGAACACTTCTCTCATCTGCCACCACGACCGTCGATTTCATACTCAGCGAGGGGTGCCACCCGCTCCTCGAACTTGCGACAGCACTCCCCGAGGGAGTGACGCTCCGCGTCGCAACGGTTATCCCCCGAAACGATGACGAGGTACTCTACGTGACGACCGTTCGGGAAGTCACACGAGCCGACCTCTCGGCCGGAGTCGACTCGACCGAAACTGTCCTCTCGGTCGACTATTATCGCACCGACGACGCCATCACGTGTGGACTCGTCGTCGAATCGTCGGCTCCCGAAACACGGCTCGTCGACGCCGGGGTTTCGCTATCGAAAACCGTTGTCAATAGCAGACAAGCACGGATTTCGGTCGGCCTCGGTGGTGACAGTACCGTCAGCACGTGTGTCGACGCCCTCACAGACCGCTACGGAGAGGGTTCGGTGAAAACGCTCTGGACCGCAGACGAGTCTACTACCTCGAGGGCCGAACTGATCGACGACCTGACCGACCGCCAGCGACAGGTTCTCGAACTCGCCGTCGAGGCGGGCTACTTCGAGCGACCGCGCCACAACAACACGGGAGAACTCGCCGACGCCCTCGACATTTCGCGGGCGACCTTCACGCAGCACCTGCGGGCTGCCCAACGGAAGTTGTTCGCAGCGGAGATTCACCGCTGA
- a CDS encoding NAD(P)/FAD-dependent oxidoreductase, whose protein sequence is MTDDDIPTQTDILVIGGGVMGTSTAYFLATMTDRSVTLLEKSQLASGSTGDSSAILRHHYGDEDIYTEMAWWSHQFFRAFDEKLDAALSYEESPLVRFADEGTTGGDYARAGYEALRERDIPVSAYTGEEITEQYPMFDVDERYDLAVSDDSAAYSDGTDAALGFARGARDAGAGIVTGVEVQILEAESGKITGAQTDQGTIACETAIVAAGPWTPRLAETVGVDVPITPVREQIVLLDPPADYAEAFPSLTPTTSFPGGEWYIRPDFGDGILVATHRHTEETDPDAYDNTPDEETILELVDEFANHVPELRDAGLKGQYCGVYSTTPDHDFIIDQAGPEGCYLCCGFSGHGFKHGPAVGKLTADLVLEGGSDMVDLEYFSLERFADDPDGHGLPMDNI, encoded by the coding sequence ATGACAGACGACGACATTCCAACGCAGACTGACATCCTCGTCATCGGCGGGGGCGTGATGGGCACGAGTACCGCCTACTTCCTCGCGACGATGACCGACCGCTCGGTGACGCTCCTCGAGAAGTCTCAACTCGCGTCCGGTTCGACTGGCGACTCCTCGGCCATCTTGCGCCATCACTACGGCGACGAGGACATCTACACCGAAATGGCCTGGTGGAGCCATCAGTTCTTCCGCGCCTTCGACGAGAAACTGGATGCAGCGCTTTCGTACGAAGAATCGCCCCTGGTTCGCTTCGCCGACGAGGGGACGACCGGCGGCGACTACGCTCGAGCGGGCTACGAGGCCCTTCGCGAACGCGACATTCCGGTATCGGCGTACACGGGCGAGGAAATCACCGAACAGTATCCGATGTTCGACGTGGACGAGCGCTACGACCTCGCCGTCAGCGACGACAGTGCCGCCTACTCCGACGGGACCGATGCCGCGCTTGGCTTCGCTCGCGGGGCTCGAGACGCCGGTGCAGGCATCGTCACGGGCGTCGAGGTGCAGATCCTCGAGGCTGAGAGTGGAAAAATAACCGGCGCCCAGACCGATCAGGGCACAATCGCCTGCGAGACGGCCATCGTGGCTGCCGGCCCCTGGACGCCTCGCCTCGCTGAGACGGTCGGTGTGGACGTGCCGATCACACCCGTGCGCGAACAGATCGTCTTGCTCGACCCGCCGGCCGACTACGCCGAGGCGTTTCCGTCTTTGACGCCGACGACGAGTTTCCCCGGCGGCGAGTGGTACATTCGGCCGGATTTCGGCGACGGCATTCTGGTCGCGACCCACCGACACACTGAGGAGACGGACCCGGACGCCTACGATAACACGCCCGACGAGGAAACCATCCTGGAACTCGTCGACGAGTTCGCCAATCACGTCCCGGAACTACGGGATGCTGGACTCAAAGGCCAGTACTGTGGCGTCTACTCGACGACCCCTGACCACGATTTCATCATCGATCAGGCCGGCCCCGAGGGCTGTTATCTCTGCTGTGGCTTTTCCGGCCACGGCTTCAAACACGGCCCCGCGGTAGGCAAACTGACCGCCGACCTGGTGCTCGAGGGCGGGAGCGATATGGTCGACCTCGAGTACTTCTCGCTCGAGCGGTTTGCCGACGACCCGGACGGACACGGGTTACCGATGGACAATATCTGA
- a CDS encoding carboxypeptidase regulatory-like domain-containing protein, with translation MRGLRLAAILVVVAVGVFGGVSGAELTADEISERTVQATSSLTTSNAADADLSLNLLENPACAIAGQEQGEPLHWTIEQGELECNEPEPDFMPDPIEGDYVFIDWEDLEPTTDVSIATQTVPVTGGSEYQFSVWVGSDDVTDDYAQFEVQFLDDGTLIGDGMIDSGEFQPEDPSEPDQYVETRVAPENADEAIVRIKLVNGGDFGLDRPLLWADDVRLQEFTVAPTAFDVSGVEMGTGQTLAPEWTLFDDDYAEDSDDFGDEAELGSFGGGDIGGDVTGNDAGETVSMAGGSLTVEANGAIEFVEPTEAGTYTFNYRLENDAGHDDASVTIEVVQYRTIAGLVEDTTFETGVSGVEVTVENSEGTFTSETAEDGSYSVDVPETSEAYIVSANLEGWDENSTTLTVDGGDATGVDLELTGDARDSITLRDGVTDEPLEGTTVRIEEDTLGIVENAFVADEDGKMEIVVPGDLSYSYTFSQPGYEKVDIPFRSFNPGDTLSANYVLGGNAEITGTVTDEVTGVGIEEATVTAQNGAGAYTAETNGAGAFTIENVPGGHDYDLTFEADGYNANSSFAVTVGDGATAEVDGTLLAESLFAVEITETNSPVPVGRTLAVNATVTNRGESDTQTVTLNDTGFDDQQRDDRKLTLEPGESEIVTLEWQIAENYVGEGAVSVATANESVDASVTIESMYAGGNGIEDDPYQIETWYHLHNVRKNLDSEFVLNNDLNESTDGYDEVASETADNSAGFDPIGTNSERFEGTINGNSHTVSNLTINRSEKTNVGLFGVTDGDSIVENVGLVDVDIHGDNQVGGLVGFLGAGATVSESYVSGTVDGNRFVGGLVGYNYRGTVSESYAISAVEGNENVGGLVGENFEGTVSESYATGTVDGTDYVGGLVGFNDGDVENAYWDSGTTNQDEAIGDGGAGGTTGFGDTSDTDPAPEMQRFAPLVTMDALSFESPETWTLSGGYPRLEWESVDPLTVDSLEAHDTTAIAGTETQITVTANEGGTNTGAGVTVTLGDNGSLEGPPAGTTSVTDANGNATFAFNETSADDYDLEFAWEADPALTDSATVTVESADAASITVETQPAQSIAGESIAGPPAVTATDDFGNTVEGVTVAAEAKDGNGELTGGGLTVATDENGIATFDDIEIEVAGEGYRLEFSIDAAEENVVTNDAIETDTFDIETADADSLSIVDAPDSITAGGSVTLTIQVVDRFDNPIADQTLADFEVVSEHDGEMFSDESLTPDGDGNATVTIAADGITSAAIDHTLTATAADVNGDTADIDVGAGDADTLEILDTPDTMTAGDSVDLVIDVTDQYENPASGQQLSGVTVASEHDDEVFSVVSLALDDSGQAPLSIAEGGVTTADGKHTLTVSTDSGITDSVDLEVLPTDTVAVELYPADGQTVTAGGTVEFDASAFDAYDNLVEDDTTAFTWRNATNGAVDETVAGSYKVTATLEGVSSETVTVMVEPATVDSIQLEPAETQTIEAGETVEFSATAYDEFDNLVEDDDTAFGWENAADGTFDETAADNYNVTATLDDVVSEPVTVTVEAAVVDTVEIDAADDQTITAGNELDFSATALDAYDNLVTDENAEFTWQNATAGAFEETTAGSYDVTAMLEDVSSEVMTVTVDPAAVETVEITPDAEQPIEAGEEVAFDATAFDAYDNIVENSNAEFTWTNATDGTFEQTIAGTYSVTGTIDDVTSEATTVTVEPAAVETVELDPGADQTVTAEETIEFNASAYDAYNNLVEDSNAAFTWTNATIAGVFENTTPGTYAVTATVDSVTSPQTNVTVQAPSNFSISIDGYPTGVVEGDSVNVEVMITNVGDLEGTQNVRLSDFDGNEVDSQSVTLTAGENSSATLVWQTDSSDVGAGKLTVTTDNESAVTETIVVEAEPPRRSASFDATIDAVTDTVTEGEPITVNATIKNSGERWGTQQVTLSNFADEVVDTTEISLSRGEETSISLSWDTTIGDAGEGSLIVRSEDETATTHTVVLEKSNPAIFELTDPEVPPAVEVGETFDVSVVVTNTGDRVGEQRLVVSVDEVDLEETTLLTLEGNESVRMALENVSVDTAGVYTVELSSDDDSLSGSVTVREGEADADDDSGDEDGVAGEDETSDVGGADSEDKPGDADAGVADETGNEDGESAASDGLAGFGVVLTLFVLLVAALVSDRWRSRNV, from the coding sequence ATGAGGGGCCTTCGGCTTGCCGCGATTCTCGTGGTGGTGGCGGTGGGTGTCTTCGGCGGTGTCAGTGGTGCCGAGTTGACTGCTGATGAGATATCCGAACGAACCGTTCAAGCAACCTCGTCTCTGACGACCTCAAACGCAGCGGACGCAGATTTATCTCTCAATCTACTGGAAAATCCCGCATGCGCGATTGCTGGACAAGAGCAAGGCGAGCCATTGCACTGGACGATCGAACAGGGAGAACTCGAATGTAACGAACCCGAGCCCGATTTTATGCCGGACCCGATTGAAGGGGACTATGTTTTCATCGACTGGGAGGATCTAGAACCCACAACAGACGTTTCTATCGCCACGCAGACTGTTCCGGTAACGGGCGGTTCGGAGTATCAGTTCAGCGTGTGGGTCGGGTCGGACGACGTGACCGACGACTACGCACAGTTCGAGGTGCAGTTTCTCGACGACGGTACGCTCATTGGTGACGGAATGATAGACAGCGGCGAGTTTCAACCCGAAGATCCCTCAGAACCCGACCAGTACGTCGAGACAAGGGTCGCCCCAGAGAACGCTGACGAAGCGATCGTTCGAATTAAACTGGTGAACGGCGGGGACTTCGGTCTCGATAGGCCGCTACTCTGGGCGGACGACGTCCGACTGCAGGAGTTCACCGTTGCACCGACTGCGTTCGATGTCTCCGGTGTCGAGATGGGAACCGGGCAAACGCTCGCTCCCGAGTGGACGTTGTTCGACGACGACTACGCCGAGGACTCGGACGACTTCGGTGACGAGGCAGAGCTCGGAAGCTTCGGTGGTGGCGACATCGGTGGCGACGTGACCGGGAACGACGCTGGAGAGACCGTCTCGATGGCAGGTGGGAGCCTGACCGTCGAAGCTAACGGAGCGATCGAATTCGTCGAGCCCACAGAAGCGGGAACCTATACGTTCAACTACCGGCTCGAAAACGACGCCGGGCACGACGACGCCTCGGTGACGATCGAAGTAGTGCAATACCGCACGATAGCGGGCCTCGTCGAGGACACGACCTTCGAGACCGGCGTCTCCGGCGTCGAGGTCACGGTGGAGAACAGTGAGGGGACGTTCACCAGCGAGACCGCTGAAGACGGTTCCTACAGCGTCGACGTCCCCGAGACGAGTGAGGCGTACATAGTGAGCGCCAACCTCGAGGGATGGGACGAGAACTCCACGACTCTGACCGTCGACGGTGGGGACGCGACCGGCGTCGACCTCGAACTCACCGGTGATGCGCGTGATTCCATTACGCTCAGAGATGGGGTAACGGACGAACCGCTCGAGGGGACGACCGTGAGGATCGAAGAGGACACATTGGGTATTGTCGAGAACGCATTCGTGGCCGATGAGGATGGCAAGATGGAGATTGTGGTTCCGGGTGACCTCTCATACAGCTACACGTTCTCGCAACCGGGATACGAGAAAGTAGATATCCCATTCCGATCGTTTAACCCTGGTGACACATTGTCGGCAAACTATGTGTTAGGAGGCAACGCCGAGATCACCGGCACGGTCACCGACGAGGTAACGGGAGTGGGTATCGAGGAGGCGACCGTCACCGCACAGAACGGAGCGGGAGCCTACACTGCGGAGACGAACGGAGCGGGAGCCTTCACCATCGAGAACGTTCCCGGCGGCCACGACTACGACCTGACATTCGAGGCGGACGGCTACAACGCAAACTCGAGCTTCGCCGTAACTGTCGGTGACGGTGCCACAGCCGAAGTCGACGGGACATTGCTGGCCGAGTCGTTATTCGCCGTTGAGATCACTGAGACGAACTCGCCGGTACCGGTCGGCAGGACGCTCGCGGTGAACGCGACCGTTACGAATCGAGGCGAGAGTGACACACAGACGGTAACGCTCAATGACACCGGTTTCGACGACCAACAGCGGGACGACCGCAAATTGACACTCGAGCCTGGCGAATCCGAGATCGTCACCCTCGAGTGGCAAATCGCCGAGAACTATGTCGGCGAGGGTGCGGTGAGCGTGGCAACTGCAAACGAGAGCGTCGACGCGTCGGTGACGATAGAATCGATGTACGCGGGCGGCAACGGTATCGAAGACGACCCCTATCAGATCGAGACCTGGTATCATCTCCACAACGTGCGTAAGAATCTGGACAGCGAGTTCGTACTGAATAACGACCTCAACGAGAGCACCGACGGCTACGACGAAGTCGCAAGCGAAACAGCCGACAATAGTGCGGGCTTCGATCCGATCGGGACCAACAGCGAACGGTTCGAGGGAACGATCAATGGAAATAGTCACACGGTTTCGAATCTCACAATCAACCGTAGTGAGAAAACCAACGTAGGCTTGTTTGGAGTAACAGACGGAGATTCGATCGTCGAGAACGTTGGACTCGTAGATGTCGACATCCACGGAGACAATCAAGTTGGTGGACTGGTCGGCTTCCTCGGCGCCGGAGCGACAGTCAGTGAGTCGTACGTCAGCGGTACTGTCGACGGAAACAGATTTGTCGGCGGGCTGGTCGGCTACAATTACCGGGGTACAGTCAGCGAGTCGTACGCCATCAGTGCTGTCGAAGGAAATGAAAATGTCGGTGGGCTGGTAGGCGAAAACTTCGAGGGAACAGTCAGCGAGTCATACGCCACCGGCACGGTCGACGGTACGGACTATGTCGGCGGACTCGTCGGCTTCAACGATGGTGATGTCGAAAACGCATACTGGGACAGCGGAACGACAAACCAGGACGAGGCAATCGGTGATGGGGGCGCTGGTGGGACTACTGGCTTTGGCGACACGAGCGACACCGACCCCGCTCCGGAGATGCAGCGATTCGCCCCACTGGTCACCATGGACGCGCTCTCCTTCGAGAGCCCCGAGACGTGGACACTCTCCGGGGGCTACCCGCGACTCGAGTGGGAATCGGTCGATCCGCTGACCGTCGACAGCCTCGAGGCTCACGACACGACAGCAATCGCCGGAACCGAGACACAGATCACCGTCACTGCCAACGAGGGCGGAACGAACACCGGTGCGGGTGTCACGGTTACACTCGGCGACAACGGTAGCCTCGAGGGACCCCCAGCCGGGACCACTTCGGTCACCGATGCGAACGGGAACGCGACGTTCGCGTTCAACGAAACGAGTGCCGACGATTACGACCTCGAGTTTGCCTGGGAGGCCGATCCCGCGCTCACCGATTCTGCAACCGTCACGGTCGAATCGGCCGACGCTGCGTCGATTACTGTCGAGACACAGCCAGCGCAGTCGATCGCGGGCGAGTCCATCGCCGGGCCGCCCGCAGTGACCGCCACCGACGACTTCGGAAACACCGTCGAGGGCGTTACCGTTGCAGCCGAAGCAAAAGACGGAAACGGGGAACTCACTGGTGGTGGGTTGACCGTTGCGACCGATGAGAACGGCATCGCGACGTTCGACGACATAGAAATCGAAGTCGCGGGTGAGGGATATCGACTCGAGTTCTCCATCGATGCCGCCGAGGAGAACGTCGTTACGAACGACGCGATCGAGACAGACACCTTCGACATCGAGACCGCCGACGCGGACTCGCTGTCGATCGTGGACGCACCGGATTCGATCACCGCTGGCGGGTCAGTTACGCTCACGATCCAGGTGGTCGACAGATTCGACAATCCGATAGCAGACCAGACCCTCGCTGATTTCGAGGTCGTTTCCGAGCACGACGGCGAGATGTTCAGCGACGAGTCGCTCACCCCCGACGGCGACGGGAACGCGACGGTGACGATCGCCGCGGACGGAATAACCAGCGCCGCTATCGATCACACGCTGACTGCGACGGCCGCCGACGTCAACGGGGACACCGCAGACATCGACGTCGGTGCAGGCGATGCGGATACACTCGAGATTCTCGACACGCCCGATACGATGACTGCAGGCGACTCGGTCGACCTGGTGATCGACGTGACCGACCAGTACGAAAATCCGGCGTCAGGACAGCAACTCAGCGGCGTCACCGTGGCTTCCGAGCACGATGACGAGGTGTTCAGTGTCGTCTCGCTTGCACTCGACGACAGCGGGCAGGCACCCCTCTCTATCGCCGAGGGAGGAGTGACGACAGCCGATGGAAAACACACGCTGACGGTCTCCACTGATAGCGGAATAACCGATAGCGTCGACCTCGAGGTCCTCCCGACGGACACCGTGGCAGTCGAACTCTATCCGGCAGACGGGCAGACGGTCACAGCCGGCGGAACGGTCGAATTCGACGCGAGCGCGTTCGACGCGTACGACAACCTCGTCGAGGACGATACGACGGCCTTCACGTGGCGGAACGCCACCAACGGTGCGGTCGACGAGACGGTGGCCGGCAGCTACAAGGTGACCGCCACACTGGAGGGTGTGAGTTCGGAGACAGTTACTGTCATGGTCGAGCCCGCTACCGTCGATTCGATCCAACTCGAGCCCGCCGAGACCCAAACGATCGAGGCGGGCGAGACGGTCGAATTCTCGGCCACTGCCTACGACGAGTTCGATAACCTCGTCGAAGACGACGACACCGCATTCGGATGGGAAAACGCTGCCGACGGTACCTTCGATGAAACGGCCGCGGATAACTACAACGTGACCGCCACACTCGACGACGTTGTTTCCGAGCCCGTGACCGTCACTGTCGAAGCAGCAGTCGTCGATACTGTCGAGATCGACGCTGCGGACGACCAGACGATCACTGCTGGCAATGAACTCGATTTCTCGGCGACCGCGCTCGACGCCTATGACAACCTGGTCACGGACGAGAACGCCGAGTTTACCTGGCAGAACGCCACTGCTGGTGCGTTCGAGGAAACGACCGCTGGGTCGTACGACGTGACTGCGATGCTCGAGGACGTGTCGTCCGAGGTGATGACGGTCACCGTCGACCCGGCGGCAGTTGAGACGGTCGAAATCACTCCCGACGCTGAACAGCCGATCGAAGCGGGCGAAGAGGTTGCGTTCGACGCGACGGCCTTCGACGCCTACGACAATATCGTCGAGAATTCGAACGCCGAATTCACGTGGACGAACGCCACTGACGGGACGTTCGAACAGACCATCGCGGGAACCTACAGTGTGACCGGGACGATCGACGACGTGACGTCTGAGGCGACGACGGTTACCGTCGAACCCGCGGCCGTCGAGACGGTCGAACTCGACCCGGGAGCCGACCAGACAGTCACAGCCGAAGAAACGATCGAATTCAACGCGAGCGCGTACGACGCTTACAATAACCTCGTCGAAGATTCGAACGCTGCATTCACGTGGACGAACGCGACTATCGCTGGCGTGTTCGAGAACACGACGCCGGGGACGTACGCGGTGACAGCAACCGTCGACAGCGTGACGTCGCCGCAGACGAACGTGACCGTGCAGGCGCCGTCGAATTTCAGCATCTCCATCGACGGTTACCCTACTGGCGTGGTCGAAGGCGACTCCGTAAACGTCGAGGTGATGATCACCAACGTCGGCGACCTCGAGGGAACCCAGAACGTGAGGCTGTCCGACTTCGACGGTAACGAGGTCGATAGCCAATCGGTTACGCTGACTGCTGGCGAAAACAGCTCCGCTACGCTCGTCTGGCAGACCGACTCGAGTGACGTTGGCGCTGGAAAACTGACGGTCACAACCGACAACGAGAGTGCGGTCACGGAGACGATCGTGGTAGAAGCGGAACCTCCCCGGCGCTCCGCGTCGTTCGACGCGACAATTGACGCAGTTACCGACACCGTGACTGAGGGCGAGCCGATCACGGTAAACGCAACAATCAAAAACAGTGGTGAACGCTGGGGCACACAACAGGTTACGCTGTCCAACTTTGCGGATGAAGTGGTCGATACGACCGAGATCTCACTCAGTCGTGGCGAAGAGACGTCGATCTCGCTGAGCTGGGATACGACCATCGGAGACGCCGGTGAGGGCTCGCTGATCGTCAGGTCGGAAGACGAGACGGCGACGACTCACACGGTGGTACTCGAGAAATCCAATCCTGCGATTTTCGAACTTACCGATCCCGAGGTCCCACCTGCCGTCGAAGTCGGCGAGACCTTCGACGTGAGCGTCGTCGTCACGAACACCGGTGACCGCGTTGGAGAGCAACGGCTAGTTGTGTCGGTCGATGAGGTCGACCTCGAGGAAACCACGTTACTCACGCTCGAGGGGAATGAATCGGTGCGGATGGCGCTCGAAAACGTTTCGGTGGATACTGCCGGCGTCTATACGGTGGAACTCTCCTCGGATGATGACAGTCTCTCTGGTTCGGTAACGGTTAGGGAAGGCGAGGCTGACGCGGATGACGACAGTGGCGATGAGGATGGGGTTGCTGGTGAGGACGAAACGAGCGATGTGGGTGGGGCTGATAGCGAGGATAAACCGGGCGACGCCGACGCCGGCGTTGCGGACGAAACTGGGAACGAGGATGGTGAGTCGGCTGCTTCCGATGGGCTGGCAGGTTTCGGGGTCGTTCTCACCCTGTTCGTGTTGCTCGTCGCGGCACTCGTTTCCGATCGCTGGCGGAGTCGTAACGTCTAA